The following proteins are encoded in a genomic region of Corylus avellana chromosome ca4, CavTom2PMs-1.0:
- the LOC132179843 gene encoding F-box/kelch-repeat protein At1g22040-like produces the protein MGGRLSLNNSRIEPYEVSQSELCKRQRVSLSFCEENPRLISSLPDEISMQILARIPRVNYLNLKLVSRAWKASIVSVELYNLRKELGTTEEWLYILTKVENDKLLWYALDPLSRRWQRLPPMPNFALEDETRKGMIPLRMWNMVGSGIKIADVIRSWLGKKDAFDRMRLCGCAIGAVDGCLYVLGGFSRASAMKCVWRYDPIFNCWSEAADMSIGRAYCKTGILNNKLYVVGGVTRGPGGLTPLQSGEVFDPHTGIWSQIPSMPFTKAQVLPTAFLADLLKPIATGMTSYRGRLFVPQSLYCWPFFVDVGGEVYDPELDSWVEMPIGMGEGWPARQAGTKLSVTVDGELYALDPSSSLDSAKIKVYDYQDDSWKVIAGDIPIPNFSSSESPYLLASLLGKLHMIAKDATNNIFILQADLKNHLAPIPSASSSLDDAPHGISEPTAESERSLWEAISSCSVGSAELVSCQTLNI, from the coding sequence ATGGGGGGTAGACTGAGCCTAAACAATTCCAGAATCGAGCCCTATGAGGTTTCACAAAGTGAACTTTGCAAGAGGCAAAGGGTGTCATTAAGCTTTTGTGAGGAGAATCCAAGATTGATCTCCAGTCTTCCTGATGAGATATCTATGCAGATTCTTGCTAGAATTCCTAGGGTTAACTATTTGAATCTCAAGCTGGTGTCTCGGGCCTGGAAGGCTTCCATTGTGAGTGTCGAACTTtataatttgagaaaagaacTTGGAACTACAGAGGAATGGCTGTATATATTAACAAAGGTTGAAAATGATAAGCTTCTATGGTATGCTTTGGATCCTCTATCCAGAAGATGGCAGAGGCTGCCACCAATGCCGAATTTTGCTCTTGAAGATGAAACTAGAAAGGGTATGATCCCCCTTCGGATGTGGAATATGGTGGGCTCAGGCATCAAAATTGCGGATGTGATAAGAAGTTGGCTTGGGAAGAAGGATGCATTCGATAGAATGCGGCTTTGTGGTTGTGCCATTGGGGCTGTTGATGGCTGCCTCTATGTGCTAGGGGGATTCTCTCGAGCTTCAGCCATGAAATGTGTCTGGCGGTATGATCCGATTTTTAATTGTTGGAGTGAAGCAGCTGATATGTCGATTGGTAGAGCTTATTGTAAGACCGGCATCTTAAACAATAAGCTTTATGTTGTTGGAGGGGTTACTAGGGGTCCTGGTGGATTGACCCCACTTCAATCTGGTGAAGTTTTTGATCCACATACCGGTATATGGTCTCAAATACCAAGCATGCCTTTTACAAAAGCTCAGGTGCTACCAACTGCCTTTCTGGCTGATCTACTTAAGCCTATTGCCACTGGTATGACTTCATATAGGGGAAGGTTATTCGTACCTCAGAGTTTATATTGCTGGCCATTTTTTGTCGATGTTGGAGGGGAAGTTTATGATCCAGAGCTAGATTCATGGGTTGAAATGCCAATCGGAATGGGTGAGGGTTGGCCTGCAAGGCAAGCGGGAACAAAATTGAGCGTCACTGTTGACGGTGAGCTGTATGCACTGGATCCCTCTAGTTCTCTTGACAGTGCCAAGATTAAGGTATATGATTACCAAGATGATTCTTGGAAAGTTATTGCAGGAGACATTCCCATCCCTAACTTCTCTTCATCAGAGTCTCCATATCTACTTGCCAGTTTACTTGGGAAGCTTCATATGATCGCTAAAGATGCCACAAACAATATATTTATCTTGCAAGCTGATTTGAAGAATCATTTAGCTCCCATCCCATCAGCTTCATCGTCATTGGATGATGCTCCCCATGGAATTTCTGAACCAACAGCAGAATCAGAAAGAAGTCTTTGGGAGGCAATTTCCAGTTGCAGTGTTGGGTCGGCTGAACTGGTGAGCTGCCAAACCCTTAATATTTAA
- the LOC132179844 gene encoding very-long-chain aldehyde decarbonylase CER1-like, whose product MHAKIALWSMATKPGILTDWPWKPLGSFKYVILAPWVVHGIYSFMAKRESDQRDLLALLLFPFLLVRMLHNQLWISLSRYQTAKGNNRIVDKGIEFEQVDRERNWDDQILFNGLLLYIGPMIIPQGRNLPFWRRDGMVISSLLHAGPVEFLYYWFHRALHHHYLYSRYHSHHHSSIATEPITSVIHPFAEHLVYFVLFAIPILTTALTGSASIASLFGYITYIDFMNNLGHCNYELIPKWLFSIFPQLKYLIYTPSYHSLHHTQLRTNYALFMPLYDYIYGTMDKSSDQLYESSLKREAESPDVVHLTHLTTPDSIYHLRLGFASLASKPHASKWYLCLICPVTFFSMMITWFYGRTFVVERLCFNKLRLQTWAIPKYSIQYSLQWKIESINGLIEEAILEAEKRGAKVLSLGLLNQGEELNRYGELYVERHPKLNIKVVDGSSLAVAVVLNRIPKGTTQVVIRGRLTKVAYALAFTLCQRGIQVVTLREDEYVKLRRSFNSNSNSKTNLLFSRSTYAQKIWLVGDGLDEEEQLKAQKGTQFIPFSQFPPKKLRKDCCYHSTPAMVTPRHIENLHSCENWLPRRVMSAWRVAGIVHALEGCDEQECGYTLSNIDKVWQASLRHGFQPLMFPN is encoded by the exons ATGCATGCAAAAATAGCACTTTGGAGTATGGCTACCAAACCAGGGATCCTCACTGACTGGCCATGGAAGCCTCTTGGTAGCTTCAAG TACGTGATTTTGGCTCCATGGGTGGTGCATGGCATATACTCATTCATGGCAAAGAGAGAAAGTGATCAGAGAGACCTCCTCGCCTTGCTTCTATTTCCATTCCTTTTGGTGAGAATGCTTCACAATCAGCTATGGATTTCTCTATCCCGTTACCAAACAGCCAAAGGCAATAATAGGATTGTGGACAAAGGAATCGAATTCGAGCAGGTTGATAGAGAAAGGAACTG GGATGACCAGATCTTGTTCAATGGACTCTTATTATACATAGGCCCTATGATTATTCCTCAGGGTCGTAACCTACCCTTTTGGAGAAGAGATGGTATGGTTATCTCAAGTCTGCTTCATGCGGGTCCAGTGGAGTTCCTTTACTACTGGTTTCACAGAGCATTGCACCACCATTACCTTTACTCTCGTTACCATTCCCACCACCATTCCTCCATTGCTACTGAACCAATTACCT CCGTCATCCATCCGTTTGCCGAACACTTGGTGTATTTCGTGCTCTTCGCAATACCCATTTTGACAACAGCGCTCACCGGAAGTGCCTCTATTGCTTCCTTGTTCGGCTACATCACATATATTGATTTTATGAACAATTTGGGTCACTGCAATTACGAGCTTATTCCAAAGTGGCTCTTCTCCATCTTTCCCCAGCTCAAGTACCTCATTTACACCCCCtc ATATCACTCTCTGCATCACACACAACTTCGAACAAATTATGCCCTTTTCATGCCACTGTATGACTACATCTATGGCACCATGGACAAATCAAGCGACCAACTCTATGAAAGCTCATTGAAAAGGGAAGCAGAGTCACCAGATGTGGTGCACCTGACGCATTTAACCACGCCAGATTCCATCTACCATCTGCGTCTTGGCTTTGCCTCCTTGGCCTCCAAGCCTCACGCATCCAAATGGTACCTCTGCCTCATATGTCCCGTCACCTTCTTCTCCATGATGATAACCTGGTTCTATGGCCGTACTTTTGTCGTTGAGAGGCTCTGCTTTAATAAGCTCAGATTGCAGACCTGGGCCATACCAAAGTACAGCATTCAA TATTCTTTGCAATGGAAAATTGAGTCTATCAATGGCTTGATTGAGGAAGCCATACTTGAAGCAGAGAAAAGAGGCGCTAAAGTGCTGAGCCTTGGTCTCTTAAATCAG GGAGAGGAGCTTAATAGATATGGTGAACTTTATGTAGAGAGACACCCTAAGCTAAATATCAAGGTGGTGGATGGGAGTAGCCTCGCAGTTGCTGTTGTGCTAAACAGAATTCCCAAAGGAACAACCCAAGTGGTCATCAGAGGCAGACTCACCAAGGTTGCATATGCCCTGGCCTTTACCTTATGCCAAAGGGGTATCCAG GTAGTTACATTACGTGAAGATGAGTAtgtgaagcttagaagatcgttcaactccaactccaactccaaAACTAATTTGCTCTTTTCAAGAAGTACTTATGCTCAAAAG ATTTGGTTAGTGGGAGATGGACTGGATGAGGAAGAACAGTTGAAGGCGCAGAAAGGAACACAATTTATTCCCTTTTCACAATTCCCACCAAAGAAATTGCGCAAGGATTGTTGCTACCACAGCACACCAGCAATGGTGACTCCAAGGCATATTGAGAATCTGCACTCTTGTGAG AATTGGTTGCCAAGAAGAGTGATGAGTGCATGGCGTGTAGCTGGGATTGTGCATGCCCTAGAAGGATGTGATGAACAAGAGTGTGGTTACACATTGTCCAACATTGACAAAGTTTGGCAAGCAAGTCTCCGACATGGATTTCAACCTTTGATGTTCCCAAACTAA